The nucleotide window TGAAAGAGTAGctaatatgttaaaaaaaaaagtcaacaataaaagcttaaaaagaTATTCATAACTGTCAGAACTGTTTCACTTCATGCATTGTTAAAATCTTCAACGTATTTTAGGAgagcataattgtaaagtggtaggaaaatttgtgttttttttacacatttctttaaattaaaaaaatctgagatttatttgtattaatcTCCTTTTACTTTGACACATCTGAATAAATCTGGTGCAACCAATTGTCTTTAGGTGTTAATTGGTAGATCTGTTTTGGTTTATCAGTTTAATTGCAGCTGTTCTGGGAAGGGTTGTGGTTCGTTAGAGAATGTTAATTAACAAACAGTTCCATCAACACCGCAGACAGGTCTAAGCATGTTCTGGAGAACTTTTAAAGCCGATCTAGGTAATAAAACAACATCTCAACCTTTGAAAATCTCAAAGAGCACCTTTCAGTCCATGACTTAAGGAGTCCAAAATGGAAAAAGCATGGTCTGCCCACCTGAAGTGACAACCTTCAGAGAAGTAGGCAAAAGGTCAATagctctgggggagctgcagatatCCCCGTCAGATGGCAGAAACCATTAGCCGTGCCTTCCACCATCCTGGTCTTTGTGGAACAGAGACAagaacaaacccatagattatcAACACCTGGTTTCAGTTCACTACAAGTTATGTAGGGTGCATAGAAAACGTGCAAGAAGGTGCCTTGGTCAccaaaatttttaattttagtcCACATGGAAAACACTATATGCATTTAGACCACCCACATCCTTCACCCATAAGTATGcatgggggtggcagcatcatgctaaaGAGAAAATTTGAAAACTAAGTACACTTTACCCCATAGTTCACAATTATACTGTACTTTGTTGTACTATCAtatggacccccccccccaccccaaaaaaaaaataattaaacaaatatagGTTTTAATGTTGCAAAAAGTGAATAGGCTTTATAATacacttcaattcaattttatttgcatagcaccaattcatctcagtcaaattcaatcaaatcatccagacagattggtcaaaaagtgtCCTAAGGAAAcgcagcagattgcatcaagtcttgacaaacagcattcactcctcctgaaagaacgTAGACCCACAGCGGACAGTCAtgtgcattgtcgatggctttgcagcaatccctcatactgagcatgcgtgaagcgacagtggagaggaaaattcccctttaactgggaggaaaaccttcagcagaaccaggatcagtgtGAATGggcatctgcctcgaccgactgggggttagagaagacagagctgagacatgaaaagcacagaagcacacattgatccaggaatcctttctatgttatatggtaatggcagatgatctgtctcccctgggtAGTGTCACAGCTAAAACAACGACAAACAAGGTGTACCTACtacgaagagaaaaaaaaaacagaattaaaagttgaaataacaacgaacaatgcaaattggagaacagtcggagaactcagcagagtaagaaaaatagaccctgatgtcctccagtagcctaagcctatagcagcataattaTAGAGATAGCTCGAAGTAAGCTAAGCCACTACacctataagctttgtcaaaaaggaaggttttaagattagtcttaaaagtagacagggtgtctgcctcacagaccaaaactgggagttggttccacaggagaggagcctgatagctaaaggatctgcctcccattctacttttagagactctaggaaccaccagcagacctgcagtctgagagcgaagtgctctgttaggaacatacggggtaatcagagctctgatgtatgatggagcttgattattaagggctttatgtgtgtgaattttaaattatattcttgatttaaacaGGAAATTGGCAAACTATCTCTTTTCTTAATTTTCATTGGAGTCTTGCTGCAGCGTTTGGGGtctgctgaaggctttgaactgaaTAACAACTTCAGTTGTATACTATGCAAATACTGATGTTAATATACAAGactcaacacattttttttcatagtgGCTTTATTATCAAGAATTATGTCTCAATGAGCATTTGTGAAGAGAAATTACTTAACTTTTCATATTCAACATATTATGGCAACATTTCAGTTCTCTTTACTCTTTCACAAATCACACATTTAATTTTACCTCTCACAGACGTTTGGACACCGTATGCATTCTCAATCTTGATTCATAAACTCTGTTGTGTCTCGATAACCTAGGCACatcctaaattaaaaaaaaaacaaattctgtGATAATTAACATCTGATGATGATATATTTCCATTTGTTTCCGTCAACAGTCTAAAGCTCAGACATAGGAAAAAAGAGGTACAGTACAAAAGATATCTGAAGTATATAGTGAACTCAAACAGTTCTTCTATTGCGAACAGGTCCAAATCCATCCCCAACAGTGCAAGGGTCACTGGGCAGTACAATGTGAAGGAATGTTAATAATCCTACAGTCCTATTGTTGCAGCTTCATACCCTGCCCACAATTTATTCTCTTCATATGTAGGGCTTCCTCTGTTTAAAGATTCGTGGACTCGTTATACCAAATGATACAATAATTGCACTAGTTctccatagaaaaaaaaataaatcacaacttTTAATGTACATTTATGAACAGAAAGCTTGTTAGAGGTAAAGAAAAGATGATCACACACAACAAAAAGACCCTGTTTACATGGTTTGAgtcatacagacacacaaattaTAACAGTAGTCAATAGTTTTGAGTTTCGGAGctaattttaaagttttatttttcattttagaaataaaacattatggCCAAAACTACTTAGGACTTCCACTTGTGAGgctttttttaagtaaatgagCAGGACTGACCCCGAACAggccatctaaaaaaaaaagagcataacCAACCTTAATGTGATTATACCTATCCTGGTGTTAGgttgctaataaaaacacaggcagtctgtacttaaaaaaagttttttgaaaaaaatatctgaaaaagaTGCAGCTCCacaagaagaacaaaagaaaaacttggGACAGGAGTGTCTAAACTACGCGATTTGCAAACATTTAACACACAAGTGAATGTCAAGGCTGACGTAAGGCAACGCACTTTCCCTCCAAACCGCTTTTCAGAAACCCAATTCTCAACCTAttcatagataaaaaaaaaaaaaaaaatgaaaataaagaagttAATTAGGTATGGATCTATTTTCCACAAAGTAAAAgcgaagcaaaaaaaaaaaccctacgAATTTCATTTATACAACCAAACCCAATAGTTGATTTTGGGTTTTTTGCACTTGTttcttttactaaaaaaaatccaactgaCCATTAATTGTGAAATAAACCTGAGTTCACTCAACTTAATCAAATGggaaacagctaaaaaaaacaaaaacaaaaacttaacaGCCCACATAGCAACGTCAACAACACtgtaaaagcagcagaaaggTGTAAAATGTTTCCTATGTTCTACTAGAGCATAATTTATCaccaaaacagaaacaatcTAGTCCTCTTaggaaaagtaaaattaaacagagaatccccccccccctatagTACAAACATCTAaagagattatttaaaaaaggggaaaatgaCTGGGAGCTTTCCTACATGGGATCATCTAAACCCTTTTGGCCACTTTTTGTCAGAGTTAACCTGCGGCTGCACTAGTGGTCTGGTCTCGTAGTGTGATAAAAGTCACAGGGTACAAAACGTGACGAGTAGTGGGTGAGCAGACATGCGAGCTCTAGTGTTACCGCGTCCAATCGAGTGACCCTTAACATTTTGACTTTGGTGAAACAGATTACTGCGTtgactcttaaaaaaaaaaatgtcgccCGCTGACGTCTCGATAAAAGATTCGCTCGAAATCGACAAACGTGGAAagtattttgacattttagcCGACGATAAATCTTCCCGCCAACTGAGCATGCTCGAACGGCGAGACGTTCCTCCCCCGCTTGTTTTCCTGGATCAGGGCTAAAACGTGGCCATCGTTCTCCCGGTTAAGTTCAGACCACCACTCCCTTCCTACCGATGAGCCGAGCCGTGTCGTCGTCTCCTCCGTCGCTGCTTTCTGAGTCAGTGTCCTCCTGCGGGGAGTAGTAGCCCTCGTAGGCCAGGACGGGGGAGTCGTGGTCGGCCGGAGAGACGAGGCACTgggcggtggtggtggtggctgAGTAGGCCGCTGGGCTCCGGGACGGAGAGCCGGGGTTGGACGGGCGCAGCAGCGGCGTGCGCTCGGAGTCTCCCTCGCTCTCTGCCGCCTCCTCCTCTCGCCGACCTCCGGTTTCCTCCTCGGAGTCGGACTCGGAGTGCTCCGGGTTGTTTCGGGTCACGCGCTGTTTGCACACGGGACACGTCTTCTTGGTCTGGGTGAGCCAAGGGTCGACGCACTTGCAGTGATACGCTGAGATGCAAAATAGTTACCAGACAAGCAGTTAATGAGAGAGAGTTGAACATGTACACAACGCCCGCAAAAACACGACGAGGATTTCCGAGCAATCTCTCCTTTTTAGACTTTTAAACAACACGACGGTAGAAGATATTTACCGTGCGAGCAGGGTAAGACTCTCAGCTTGTCTCCTTCTTCATACTCATCCAGACAGATGGCGCACAAATCGTAGTCGTCTCCTGAAATCAGAGCAAAGCGAGGAGCTGATGAACGAGGAGCAGGTTTCCCCTCTTTATAAAGAGAAACTTATTAACAGAGGAACGGGTCAGTGGATGGACTATGTCACGATAATGCCAATGACAGCAGGTTGCTGCAACAAAAAGGAGCTCAGACATGCCCTCAAAACTCTATTTTAAAGACTTGTGAAAAtgaactgacaaaaaaaacaacttagatcgatagatagagagatagagatagagagatagatagagatagagatagatagagatagagatagatagagatagatagagagagatagagatagagagatagagagatagagagatagatagatatagatatatatatatagagagatagagatagatagatagatagatagatagatagatagatagatatagagatatatatatatatagagagagatagatagagagatagatagatagatagatagatagatagatatagagatatatatatagagatagagagatagatagagagatatagatatatatatatctatatatatatatatatagatagagagatagagagatagatagagagatagatagatagatagatagatagatagatagatagatagatagatagatagatagatatagagatagatatagagatagatatagagatatatatatagagatagagagatagagatagatagatatagagatatatattaGCTAGCTAATCTGCGTCTCTCCTCGCGCTGTTAGCGCGCGGCTGCTACGTCGCTAGAAGCCCGTCGCTGCCCATAGATCGATCGATAGCGCTCGATCGCTCGCTAGCGCGAGCGCGCGACGCGCGCAGCGCGCGCGGCGCGCGCCGCGCAGCGCGCGGAGCGCGGCGCGGCGCGTAATTACTGACTCAGATGATGACTAGTGATAGATAGATAAGAAACCCTGATCCCAAAAAAGCAAGTAAAACATCACATCTTTAAAGACCCAAATCAGAAACTCCTTCTGATAACGCTCCCGGCAACatacacaccacacacagaagAAACACCAATCCATCCCAGTGGGAGATTACAGCCGTGTTACCTTTCCTGAACTTGTGAGTTGGAATGCGCTTTAGCTGTTCCTTGCTCAAGCGATTTTTCCTCAGACGCTTCCTGTACTGCACGCACCGTACAATCTGAGCAACACAGAAAGAAacattatacacacacacacacacatattcaaCAAACTAAAACGCTCTTAATTAAGCTTATATTAGGACTCGCACCTTATCCACAGAAGCTAATTAAGAAATTAGGAAAGAAATGAAGAAAAGGAGACAAAGGAAGGCCATGtgcccagtaaaaaaaaacaaaaaaaaaaaaaaaacgttaagcCGGCTCTAAGACAATAATAAGAGCATGACGTTTTGTCCCCAAAAAAGCAATGTGGGCCTCCAGTGATCATGACCAAAGTACAAGGCAAAACACTTTTATATGTTTGCCTTTATATTCAAGACACTTAACTGATATATGTAAGTTTGTTTTCTATCCAACATAACAAatgtaaagaacaaaatcaGGAACCgtttaaaacaactttaaaaggGACTATTTCTCCCCATTTTCCTTCTCCTGTGGTAACAAAGTATTCACTCAAACTGAACTTTATCCCAGAAACCTGTCCTGACAGGCTGCCAACGCTTCTGAGTTTACCCCAAAACTTTCAAGTGCCGATTTGCAGAGcgtacacttttttttaaatctacggTCATTCCAGTCGTATTCTCTGgtaacttttacattttaactcACAAACCActttgacaaaaatgtaaaaccagcCCAAGCCTGTAAAAAATGTGGACCAATTATTAGTTTTGAGTTGGAATAAAAGAAGGCGGGTGTGCAGCAGTGCTCTGATGGAACATTGTTTGGCTTAATTTACCAAATGTCTACTAAAGGAACAATAcgtgatttttcaccactaggtggtgagCACGGAGCAATGTCTGTAGAGTAAAACTAAATGTGTAACAAGCCACATCTTTCTCCATCTCCGCTCCAccacccatttccccttctcacccatcGGCTCCTATGAGCCTATTTGCAGAGGATCAAAacacagcatcacctttcagaggaacatgtgaAGTGAacaagtaagtaactcataactttagcaagagaacgttttgatctGAGGGGCGTGCTCTCCTCCATTTTGGGCCTGGCAGGGGCATTTTATGGGGAGGGAATGAGTAAGCGGCACACGTgtgacgtttaaaaaaaaaaaaaaaaagaccgttagttcttcacaaaactatctTTTAGTGCTTTCTatctaaaacaatgaaatttcgcttattgccCCTTTAATGCTAGCCGCTTCCTCAGAGTTTGGCAGGATCTTAATTTGGTTTCAAAGTGTGACCCATCTGACAATAATCAGACATCACGGCTGCAGAAAAACAGGCGGTAATCTCATTTTGCATCTCCTCTTGTCTCTTCTGCCACAAATGAGAGTAAAACTCGAAGCTCttcaccccaaaaaaaaaaaaaacatgaaacttgTTGCAGCCGAAGATGACTTTTAGAGTGAAGACGCTGAAAGACTAATCAGTTATAGTTTTACAGCTGAAAATGCTTCATCCCACCCGCCTCACATACTGCATAACGTTCCTGCATAAGCGCAGAAGTATCAGATATAGTTCACATAAACAGCATCAACAGTGAAAAACAGCTGAGAGGAGAATGAGGGTCCCCCGGTGTTTAAGTTGGAGGGATAAAGGTTCAGGGTAGTAAAACGGAAACATTCCTTAAAGATCTACCAGATAGCCTCGTGCGAGCATCTAGATTAAATCTATTTAGAGAAAGAAGTGCCCATGTCCCATATACTTACTAGGATTATGCACATCACAAGAACAATCATGCCAACTACCCCGGTGAATGGGATAAGGTAGTATGAAAGTGGGAAAGCGAACTCCGGCTTCAGTATCACATAGGCTCTGTcgacaaagagagaaaaataacgTGTCAAACGCAACAATGGGTCTACAGGCTGTAATTCTTGTCAGGTCCAAATCTAATTATACAGTAGGATGACTTTGAAGTTTTCATAAGTAACTACAAGAGTATTTTCTACAAGctggatttttttcctccctcaccCTTTTTCTTTACTTATGATCTCCTCAAGCCTGCGTGCTGCGAAGTAGCTGGTGAACACCGAGGGAATTTCAATCTGCTCGGCAAAAGTCTCTGAAACGGGAAAACGACAAAATTAAACGTGTTACATTTAGAGCTGAACGTATTTTTGTCGGAGGGTCCACCGTGGCGTAACCCCCGACTCCACTACACACGCATATAAAAGCCACGGAAAGGCGCAGAACTCGATACTCGTTTCCACTTAATGAAGCCGTGCGTCGCATTGAATCAGACGCAGAAAGTGCAGCGTGACATCCATTTCTAAAACAGGGCCCCCTTTAAGCACTTGAATGCAAACAACCACTGAAACTTCATTCCCAGGTCCAAGTTTAAGCCTCCAAGGTGAGCGTGATCAACACTTACTATTGCTGAAGTTCATACTGAGAAGAATGTCGGAGTACACGTTGTGAACGACCGCGGCGCTGTATCCGGCCTGCTGTGCGTTGAAAACCTGAAACAGTATCAGGAGAACGTAAGCTCAGTCTGTGTCACAAGCACCAGCGATCATCTGATGTCCAACCCCGCTCACCTTTATATCAAAATTGCAATCATAGCGCCTAATGAGAGCGATAAATTTAGTGGTGTTGGCGTCGTAGCTTGTCggcagaggaggaggcggaTCCATCGTCGTACAACCGTTGAGTGGATGGGACATCACCAAAACTCCCTGTTAGGATGTAGACGtacaatatatattaaaaaaaaataaaaaatcagcacTGTCAATGATAATCTTTGTGCggtgataaataaaacaaaggtctGCCCTCACCATCAACCCCTGCTTGGGAAGAGGCGGTCCAAACAAAGCAGGAAGGTCCTCAAACAACATGGAGGTCATATTGTCAGaatgctggcaaaaaaaaaaaaaaaccacacgaTATGAGTGGAAGATGAACACAAAATTACTTTCTAGACAAATATCATCTCTGTGAGCGATTTAAAAGCTGTCATTGTACTTACGACAAATATATACGCATGTGTTGGGGAGGGAACATACATGCAGCAGAAAACTAGGAAAAGGACGCTCTTTTGAGTCTGCATGTCCCGCTCACCGGGGCGGGCCATCCTCGGCTGCTTTCAGGGACACTGAAATGTGGAAAAGACACCGTGATACTTTGTGATCAAACATTAGTAcatttgtcaaataaaattaaataatgaaataaaacggCATACGCTTTAATTAAGGCAAATAGCAAAAAACTGGAAACACGGGTACAAAAAAAAGATCCACTTTTGCGTGTTTTATTCTCCTGTTTGAGCATCCACCGATGcttgtttaatcattttatctCACTCTAACATTTTTAAGGTTCTTATTGACGCCTGAAAGGAGAATTTCACAGCCTTGGATATACAGATGCACACAAAATGATTCAACCCCCAATAAAGTTAAGGTTGTATTGGTAAAGTTCTGACTAAAATTGCAGTCGAAGCATGCGGGAGTGCTActtggatataaaaaaaaacaacaacaaaaaagctgtGTGGTGGTGTCCTTCATTGCAGGCATCAGTTTGAACTGGTAAAGAGCAAGAAACCGAGTGCCTTTACAAGTTAAAATTGCAAGTATTTTATCCAAATTGAACACAAAATTCAACTTTCTTATTTATTGTCCTGGTTTGTATATTTTGCCAGTAAAATTTGCATCAGAGTTGATTTTATGCTGCAACCTTACATCATtccctaaacaaaaaaaagggaaaagggggagagagagaaagcaatAGTCTagaaaaaagtttgtttgtttgctcag belongs to Fundulus heteroclitus isolate FHET01 chromosome 11, MU-UCD_Fhet_4.1, whole genome shotgun sequence and includes:
- the rnf167 gene encoding E3 ubiquitin-protein ligase RNF167, which encodes MARPGERDMQTQKSVLFLVFCCMYVPSPTHAYIFVHSDNMTSMLFEDLPALFGPPLPKQGLMGVLVMSHPLNGCTTMDPPPPLPTSYDANTTKFIALIRRYDCNFDIKVFNAQQAGYSAAVVHNVYSDILLSMNFSNKTFAEQIEIPSVFTSYFAARRLEEIISKEKGAYVILKPEFAFPLSYYLIPFTGVVGMIVLVMCIILIVRCVQYRKRLRKNRLSKEQLKRIPTHKFRKGDDYDLCAICLDEYEEGDKLRVLPCSHAYHCKCVDPWLTQTKKTCPVCKQRVTRNNPEHSESDSEEETGGRREEEAAESEGDSERTPLLRPSNPGSPSRSPAAYSATTTTAQCLVSPADHDSPVLAYEGYYSPQEDTDSESSDGGDDDTARLIGRKGVVV